Proteins from a genomic interval of Symmachiella macrocystis:
- a CDS encoding neutral/alkaline non-lysosomal ceramidase N-terminal domain-containing protein: MLRTICLVIATSGMLLMSSAVVYGAELHAGVARVDLTPPLSMKAPLGGYGERLNRPATGVHDRIFAKALVVSDGRKKIAIVTADMLGFPPPFKQAVLDELDDPSWTHERLMLLPSHSHTSIEMNAINPLNVFQIPQIGIHDPKLFEFTVANFAQAIRAAEAKLVPVTIGTTSTQTQGYNRNRRARRGKVDPELTLTRIDQADGRALAVLVNFTAHPTFMSGEDMWFSGGWPGHLQRTLESLIRQDVTVMYYNGAEGDQSPIARPGSGESHWERAEAFGRDLAVIAFRQWRTITPRPNVIFQTVRQTITLPQRAWHPNFKETGGKEYGLTEEVLKEMLPKMFPTTSASVAVRLGDLVIVGVPGELAVELGLEIKKDTELITGAKYPVIGGLADEWVSYILSAEEYDRGGYEASVSFYGRDLGRQVVDAALQGVRRLQ; encoded by the coding sequence ATGCTGCGCACTATTTGTTTGGTGATCGCCACGTCCGGGATGTTGTTGATGTCCTCCGCTGTGGTTTATGGCGCGGAACTTCATGCGGGAGTGGCGCGAGTTGACCTCACGCCGCCGTTGTCGATGAAAGCGCCGTTGGGCGGTTATGGAGAGCGGCTCAATCGGCCGGCTACGGGAGTGCACGATCGCATTTTTGCCAAAGCGTTAGTGGTCTCCGACGGTCGTAAAAAAATTGCGATCGTAACGGCCGACATGTTGGGTTTCCCCCCGCCGTTCAAGCAAGCGGTATTGGATGAACTGGACGATCCAAGCTGGACGCACGAACGTCTGATGCTGTTGCCCAGCCATTCGCATACCAGCATCGAAATGAACGCCATCAATCCGTTGAACGTGTTTCAAATTCCTCAGATCGGTATTCACGATCCGAAACTGTTTGAATTCACGGTTGCCAACTTTGCCCAAGCAATTCGCGCGGCTGAAGCAAAATTGGTCCCGGTAACGATTGGAACAACGAGTACCCAAACGCAGGGCTACAATCGAAATCGCCGCGCACGACGCGGGAAGGTTGACCCAGAGTTGACGCTAACACGCATCGACCAAGCGGACGGCCGCGCGTTGGCGGTGTTGGTGAATTTCACGGCGCATCCGACATTTATGTCGGGCGAGGATATGTGGTTTTCCGGCGGTTGGCCAGGACACTTGCAACGCACGTTGGAGTCGCTCATTCGACAAGATGTGACGGTCATGTACTACAACGGCGCCGAAGGGGACCAATCGCCGATTGCCCGGCCGGGCAGCGGCGAAAGTCATTGGGAGCGCGCCGAGGCTTTCGGACGCGATCTCGCGGTCATCGCATTTCGGCAGTGGCGGACAATCACGCCGCGGCCCAATGTCATCTTTCAAACAGTACGGCAGACAATCACTTTGCCGCAGCGGGCATGGCATCCCAATTTCAAAGAAACGGGCGGCAAAGAGTACGGTTTGACCGAAGAGGTTTTGAAAGAGATGTTGCCGAAGATGTTTCCTACAACGTCGGCCAGCGTCGCTGTGCGTCTGGGGGACTTGGTGATCGTGGGAGTCCCGGGTGAATTGGCGGTGGAGTTGGGACTGGAAATCAAAAAGGATACTGAGTTGATCACCGGCGCAAAATATCCCGTCATAGGCGGGTTAGCGGATGAATGGGTCAGCTACATTCTCTCAGCAGAGG